The following coding sequences are from one Luteimonas sp. S4-F44 window:
- a CDS encoding pyridoxal-phosphate dependent enzyme — MHAALPLPDANDLLAAAARLAQVAHLTPVLRSRVIDAAAGCALHFKAEHLQRAGAFKFRGACNAVLALDPLIAARGVVTHSSGNHGAALALAAHLHGIACHVVVPEGAVATKLAAIASYGAVLHRCAATLADRERNCEQVRAQTGATLVHPYANAQVIAGQGTAALELLHAAGPLDDLVVPVGGGGLAAGTALAIAHAAPQTRLVLAEPRGADDTLRSLRQGARVDDLVPDTVCDGLRGLLGAPNFEILSRHGVAQGTPVEVLAVDDADTIAAARRIAVHTKQLVEPSSAIALAAVLGAPARFAGRRVGIVLSGGNVDPDRLPWRP, encoded by the coding sequence ATGCATGCCGCCTTGCCCTTGCCCGATGCCAACGACCTGCTCGCCGCGGCGGCCCGGCTCGCGCAGGTCGCCCACCTCACACCGGTGTTGCGCAGCCGGGTGATCGATGCGGCCGCCGGTTGCGCGCTGCATTTCAAGGCCGAACACCTGCAGCGTGCCGGCGCGTTCAAGTTCCGGGGCGCGTGCAACGCGGTGCTGGCGTTGGACCCTTTGATCGCGGCACGCGGGGTGGTCACGCACTCGTCCGGCAATCACGGCGCGGCGCTTGCGCTGGCCGCGCATCTGCACGGCATCGCCTGCCATGTCGTGGTGCCCGAAGGCGCGGTGGCGACCAAGCTGGCCGCAATCGCCAGCTACGGCGCGGTGCTGCATCGCTGCGCGGCGACGCTGGCCGACCGCGAGCGCAATTGCGAACAGGTCCGCGCGCAGACCGGCGCCACGCTCGTGCACCCCTATGCCAATGCCCAGGTGATCGCCGGCCAGGGCACGGCCGCGCTCGAGCTGCTGCATGCGGCCGGCCCGCTCGACGATCTGGTCGTGCCGGTCGGCGGCGGCGGGCTGGCGGCCGGCACCGCGCTGGCGATCGCGCACGCCGCGCCGCAAACCCGGCTGGTGTTGGCCGAGCCGCGCGGCGCCGACGACACCCTGCGCTCGCTGCGCCAGGGCGCGCGCGTCGACGACCTGGTGCCCGATACGGTCTGCGACGGGCTGCGCGGGCTGCTCGGCGCGCCGAACTTCGAGATCCTCTCGCGCCATGGCGTCGCACAGGGAACGCCGGTCGAGGTGCTGGCGGTCGATGATGCCGACACCATCGCCGCCGCGCGGCGGATCGCCGTGCACACCAAGCAACTGGTCGAGCCGTCGTCGGCCATCGCGCTGGCCGCGGTGCTCGGCGCGCCGGCGCGCTTCGCCGGCCGCCGCGTCGGCATCGTGCTCAGCGGCGGCAACGTCGATCCGGACCGGCTGCCGTGGCGGCCGTGA
- the mnmG gene encoding tRNA uridine-5-carboxymethylaminomethyl(34) synthesis enzyme MnmG yields MPNDFYSYDVIVVGGGHAGTEAALASARAGARTLLLTHNVETIGVMSCNPAIGGIGKGHLVREIDALGGIMARAADAAGIQWRRLNASKGPAVRATRCQADRNLYRAFVRRAVEAQPNLTIFQSAVDDLLIHNGMSEGDAVRGVITQSGLRFDAPAVVLTAGTFLGGRIHVGEAQSAGGRAGDPPATTLAQRLRERPFVVDRLKTGTPPRIDGRTLDYAAMAIQPGDDPRPVFSFLGSQADHPRQVPCWITRTTEHTHEIIRGALHRSPMYSGQIEGIGPRYCPSIEDKVVRFADKDSHQIFVEPEGLDVAEIYPNGISTSLPFDVQLALVRSIVGFEQAHITRAGYAIEYDFFDPRGLRASLETRAVAGLFFAGQINGTTGYEEAAAQGLVAGLNASRRVRGLDAWTPRRDQAYIGVLIDDLITHGTKEPYRMFTSRAEYRLQLREDNADLRLTGIGRELGLVDDARMQRFEARREGIERETARLRGLWASPHNALGRAVVETLGIELRRESNAVDLLRRPGLDYPALMRVDGLGPGVRDAEIAEQVEIEATYSGYLERQRVEIERQQRQEGTTIPDSFDYTAVRGLSAEIVQKLGQVRPLTVGQAQRIPGMTPAAISLLLVHLERARRGRVAGAA; encoded by the coding sequence ATGCCCAACGACTTCTACAGCTACGACGTTATCGTCGTCGGCGGTGGCCACGCCGGCACCGAGGCCGCGCTCGCATCCGCGCGCGCCGGTGCCCGCACGCTGCTGCTGACCCACAACGTCGAGACGATCGGCGTGATGAGCTGCAACCCGGCGATCGGCGGTATCGGCAAGGGCCACCTGGTGCGCGAGATCGATGCCCTGGGCGGGATCATGGCCCGCGCCGCCGACGCCGCTGGCATCCAGTGGCGTCGGCTCAACGCCTCCAAGGGCCCGGCGGTCCGCGCCACCCGCTGCCAGGCTGACCGCAATCTCTACCGTGCGTTCGTGCGCCGCGCGGTCGAGGCGCAGCCGAACCTGACGATCTTCCAGTCGGCGGTCGACGATCTGCTGATCCACAACGGCATGTCCGAAGGCGATGCAGTGCGCGGCGTCATCACCCAGAGCGGCCTGCGCTTCGATGCGCCGGCGGTGGTGCTGACCGCGGGCACGTTCCTCGGCGGTCGCATCCATGTCGGCGAAGCGCAGTCGGCGGGCGGCCGTGCGGGCGATCCGCCGGCGACCACGCTCGCCCAGCGCCTGCGCGAGCGCCCGTTCGTCGTCGACCGGCTCAAGACCGGCACGCCGCCGCGGATCGACGGCCGCACGCTCGACTACGCTGCGATGGCGATCCAGCCTGGCGACGATCCGCGGCCGGTGTTCTCGTTTCTCGGCTCGCAGGCCGACCACCCGCGGCAGGTGCCGTGCTGGATCACCCGCACCACCGAGCACACCCACGAGATCATCCGCGGCGCACTGCATCGCTCGCCGATGTACTCGGGCCAGATCGAAGGCATCGGCCCGCGTTACTGCCCGTCAATCGAAGACAAGGTCGTGCGCTTCGCCGACAAGGACAGCCACCAGATCTTCGTCGAGCCTGAGGGCCTGGATGTCGCCGAGATCTATCCCAACGGCATCTCGACCTCGCTGCCGTTCGATGTGCAACTGGCGCTGGTGCGCAGCATCGTTGGCTTCGAGCAGGCGCACATCACCCGCGCCGGCTACGCGATCGAGTACGACTTCTTCGATCCGCGCGGGCTGCGGGCGTCGCTGGAGACGCGCGCGGTGGCCGGGCTGTTCTTCGCCGGGCAGATCAACGGCACCACCGGCTACGAAGAAGCTGCCGCGCAAGGCCTGGTGGCCGGGCTCAATGCGTCGCGTCGCGTGCGCGGCCTTGATGCCTGGACCCCGCGCCGCGACCAGGCCTACATCGGCGTGCTGATCGATGACCTGATCACGCACGGCACGAAGGAGCCGTACCGCATGTTCACCAGCCGCGCCGAGTACCGGCTGCAGCTGCGCGAAGACAATGCCGACCTGCGCCTGACCGGCATCGGCCGTGAGCTGGGCTTGGTGGACGACGCGCGCATGCAACGCTTCGAGGCGCGACGCGAGGGGATCGAGCGCGAGACCGCCCGTCTGCGCGGGCTGTGGGCCTCGCCGCACAACGCGTTGGGCCGTGCGGTCGTGGAGACGCTGGGCATCGAGCTGCGCCGGGAGAGCAATGCGGTCGATCTGCTGCGCCGCCCCGGGCTCGATTACCCGGCGCTGATGCGCGTGGACGGCCTCGGTCCGGGCGTGAGGGATGCCGAAATCGCCGAGCAGGTCGAGATCGAGGCGACGTACTCGGGCTACCTGGAACGCCAGCGGGTGGAGATCGAGCGCCAGCAGCGCCAGGAGGGCACGACGATCCCGGACAGCTTCGACTACACCGCTGTGCGCGGGCTGTCGGCCGAGATCGTGCAGAAGCTCGGCCAGGTGCGGCCGTTGACCGTCGGCCAGGCCCAGCGCATTCCCGGCATGACCCCGGCGGCGATCTCGCTGCTGCTGGTGCATCTCGAACGCGCGCGGCGCGGACGCGTGGCCGGCGCGGCGTAA
- a CDS encoding rhomboid family intramembrane serine protease: protein MPETPEDSPAQRARDRQRLSRALQASIGFVLLLVIAFGLQAMVDWRALAVRPGEWAGLAGLLGAPLLHGSPGHLIANASALLVLGTLALAVYPKATLRGLPLMWLGSGLGAWLLGDPGSHHLGASGVTHGLMFLVFVLGLLRRDRPSVAAGMIAFLFYGGMLLTILPQEPGVSWQSHLGGALGGVLAAFWFRRADPQLPRRRYSWEIEEEEAQRAARLQAGTLEPPTPHDVPVLWQRPPADDARGVVLPFPSRARARDQDDDADDAPPAR from the coding sequence ATGCCCGAAACGCCTGAGGATTCGCCCGCCCAGCGGGCGCGGGACCGGCAGCGGTTGTCGCGTGCGCTGCAGGCCAGCATCGGCTTCGTGCTGCTGCTGGTCATCGCCTTTGGCCTCCAGGCGATGGTCGATTGGCGTGCGCTGGCGGTCCGTCCCGGCGAATGGGCGGGGCTGGCGGGCCTGCTCGGTGCGCCGCTGCTGCACGGCTCGCCGGGTCATCTGATCGCCAACGCCAGCGCGCTGCTGGTGCTCGGCACGCTGGCGCTCGCGGTGTATCCCAAGGCCACGCTGCGCGGCTTGCCGTTGATGTGGCTGGGTTCGGGCCTGGGTGCCTGGCTGCTCGGCGATCCGGGCTCGCACCATCTCGGCGCCAGTGGCGTGACCCATGGCCTGATGTTCCTGGTGTTCGTGCTCGGCCTGCTGCGCCGCGACCGGCCCTCGGTCGCCGCCGGCATGATCGCCTTCCTGTTCTACGGCGGCATGTTGCTGACGATCCTGCCGCAGGAGCCGGGCGTGTCGTGGCAGTCGCATCTGGGCGGCGCACTGGGCGGCGTGCTTGCGGCGTTCTGGTTCCGCCGTGCCGACCCGCAGCTGCCGCGCCGCCGCTACAGCTGGGAGATCGAGGAAGAGGAGGCGCAGCGCGCTGCGCGCCTGCAGGCCGGGACGCTGGAGCCGCCGACGCCGCACGACGTGCCGGTGCTGTGGCAGCGCCCGCCGGCCGATGACGCGCGCGGGGTCGTGCTGCCGTTCCCGTCGCGCGCGCGGGCGCGCGACCAGGACGACGACGCCGACGACGCGCCACCGGCGCGCTAA